The window AGCATAGCTGAGATCTATTCTGTAGCAGCCAAgttgcttgcttgcttttttctctcctgctctcGAGAGGCCAAGAAACCACTGCCCAGAGGCCCTTAACTAATAGAGACCTGAAGACCTGAATTAGCATTCcaatctttttattaaaaaagttcacagcagaaaaataaacctgaCCTGCTTACCATGGAGTAAGGCTTTGAGTTTGTATTATGCTTGTGTAATTCAAGCTGACATGAGCTgttttggggaggaaggagaaggcaAATTCTGGATTTTGACTTAAAATGGCAGTGATGACTTGCCTGCCCCCTCATATCACATGAGAAAATCGGTGGGGCTGACCATTAATTGGCAGATCTGCTTCAGAGATTACAGAATTTGAGGACTTGTCCTCAAGTTACTTTTGCCTGACACATTGATCAAAGTGGATTTGCATTCAGAATTTTTGCCTATATAGATAAAGCACTAGATTTCATAACAGAATTAaattacagaattaaaataatgctcATTAGAAAGTGATTAGACATTAAGACCATCTTAACTTGAAGAGTTATTGGAAAAGATCtattttagaataaattttGCTAATGTGTTCaatcagaaatagaaaaaactgGATTCTGTGGGTTGTGAGCTTCAGAACACATGATTTTGATAATTGTACTCTTGAAAGCAGGTTTCTTTCACCTTAATCGGCAGGAGCTTTTTGCCCTCTTAAAAACCATGAGTTTTACTACAGATTCACTTATGTATGCAACATGTACAGGCAACTGAGGAACAACAGTTCTGTCTTAATGAGGTCAGATGCTCTTGCCTGGAAGATACTTTCTTCATGTGCACACAGTCACGtattcaaagcagaaaattataGGATGGTAATTTAAGCTTAACATCTTTCATTACTGGGTGTACCAGTCAATCTTGTATCTTTTTCTTGGCAtgttaaattatatttctgcaTGTCATTGTCTAAATTGTGTTTTATCTTTCCAAAACTCCCAGAGACACAGTCAACTCACATTTACAATTAAGACTGGATTCTAAGTCAGattttttctgttcagtttAAAAGCCTAATGAATtagtgaggggggaaaaaagacctCTACAGTATTTTAACCAAAATACTTTAGCAGAAGCTGCCTGAGATTTCAGCTACCAAAGTAGAAGGATTTTGGTAGTTTTATTGTCTAAACAGCAATGTAGGGAGTGAACAAGTGGCTTGAATAAACATGAAACAGGAACCTATTTGCAATAGTTATGCAAATGAAAAGCGTGGGCACAGGAGTTGAATGTACAACCCTTTCACTGTaatggcaaaagaaaaataagggcTTCAGTGTATAGAAACTGTACAATGCCACTGAAGGCCCATGGCTCCAGGCCCAGGGTTGGGATGTGTTACCCACCTGTGCTATCTGAAGGAACTTCCTACATGCTACCAATATATCCCTGCACACCATCCCTTTCCCCCTCTCCACCCTACAATTCTCTTTCAGTAGCTTGAAAGTTTGGAAGGACCTTGTGTGCCTTCCATTGAGCCAGGCACTGCTTCCAGTGTTACCTGAGCTGACTTGTGGATCCTGAAATGCTGTTTAATATGCACACACTTTGCAAAGGAGATGTAAGGCAACTTAATCTAACACAGGACTTGACATGATGTAAAACCCAATcaggagctggggagaaaaggaGAGTATAAGGGAAATGTCAGAGTAACAGATATGAAGAGATTTTTCCATAACAAGGTCAGTTAAAATTAGCATGAATACAAGGCAACAAATCAGGTATGTGTCCTGCCTGGGTTAAGTTTTAAGTTAGCTTGTTATTACTGATTAGGTAAAGAGAAGGGCTCTTCTCAGAGATTGCATTATTCTTGCATTGAATTTGTATTCAGGAGCAATTTTCTAGTCTGAAATGTAGTTAAAGTCAATACTTGATATCATGGCCATCTGTTGGCAAGTCTACAAAAAGGGGATAGAAAAAGGTCTTACTTGATTGAGTTCTATTTAGGGTGTAACCATTTATTAAAATACGCCTGTGCCCTAGCTTGCTTTAAAAAGTTGCCAGAAACACCAACGAAAATGGTTGGAATCAGTTCTTTCTGTCATTTTAGTAAGCCAGAATCAGCTGATTGCTACCAAtagcaaagaggaagagaaaaaggatttttgcttttgaagcATGAcacaatttcaaaattatgaaaaaaaggTTCAGGAAGGTAATTCAATCACTGATTTTGCATGAAGATTTTCATCTTGAAAGCCTTAATGTAGATCAAACCCCTGATTTTCCACCTAGATGAATACAGGTCACAAGCCAACAAAACTTGTGAAATCCAGGTACAGCACGCCCCACCTGAATTGGGCAATCAATCTTAATCTGCTTTGATTGAGTATTTTACTTGTCACTTACATTGGCTTACTCCCAGGCACACGAGCTAAAACTAATGCCtcacttttatttattcttttaaggGATATCCCTTCAGTTTTCCAGTCAGAGACTTCTTGAGTAACATTGAGTCCTCATTTCTGTGTGCACTGTGGAGTTACAGCTCCTGTTGTGATCATTTGCAGTGAATATAGAGAAGCAGCAAGTGCCAGAGAAAATAACAGAGGAGCTGCTCTTTGGGATCTGAGACAGCAGAACAAACCTCAAGGAAGATGAAAGCTTACACTGTGCAAACAGCTTCAAGTAGCTGTTTTACAGTCTCCATAACAGCTGTATGAGTTACACAAGTATGAAGAGTAACCAAATGGAACCAAGTTTAATCATGAGAGCCTCTATCGCATCTGATTAGACAATGACTGCATTTAGGGTGCTTTTAGTTTAGAAACAAATTACCTAAAGGCATCTGGGCAGAACAGGATTAATGCAGATTTACTGCCATTGCTTCACCCCTGCCTGTTCTTGTTACTCCCAGCCACTGCAGGGCTTCTAGCTCATAGTGGGGAGCCTGAGCTTTCCTGCCTGTGCAAAGCTCCTTCCCCATCAGATGTAGAAGAGTTGTTATGGGGCAATTCTTGCTGTTAGTGAAGAGTGGCTGTGGATCTAAAGATGCTGTGGGACATGCCTTTCCTCTGTCGACCACTTCAGCCTCTTCCCTTTATCCAGCAGTGTTAATTCTGCTGGCAATGCTTGGCCTGACTCTGTGAGCTAGAGATTGAGAGAGATGGAAAAAGCTGTACAACTTAAtaaaaaggaagcaaagaagTGCCACTGACGTGAGAGCACACAGAATTAAATTTcagacacacacatgcacaaaaaatAGACAATTAGATAACCTATAATATTTCACTTATAAGGAACCTAGGTATTACTCAACACTGTATACTTTAGCAGACAGCTTGACTAAACAAGAGAATGAATAACAGCATTTCTATTGGAAAAGCAAAGACAAGTAAGTAACTTGAGAAATGTGGAAGCAAGTAAAGTATTTGTACTTAAGTTGATTAGTGTTCTCTGCAGATACACTCAACTTTTGCAATAATTTTGTCctctttccctgccagctgggaggtttgtttgctttacCTGTGTTAAAGCATAGTCACCTCTAGGAATGCTGGTAGCCATTATCAATAGCAAACATTATTTCATGAGACTggttccaggaaaaaaaaaataaatggaaaatgccACATAAGTAGGCACAACACAAAACTGACATAAGAATCTTTTAATAAAATGATTGACAATGATTTGCTGTTATATTTATTCAAAAGTGCACTGTAAATTATTCTCTCTGCTAGTGATTCAGCTGGTAACTGGAGtaagcaggagagctgggaggagtTCACGAAgggttttttatatttgttttgtcAAGTAATGTCTCCTGCCCTGTGATGTTAACTTGAAAACAAATATACTTAGTGAGAACACTGGAAGATTTTATACTCTGGAAAATGCATCCACTAGGGAACCTAGTTGCATAAATGCAATGACACCTTTATAAACAAGTTTTAAggcaaaaatcaaaacagatatTCCAAAATTAATCCTACATCACCACTCTGGAGTTTTaaagtgaaattattaaaaaaataaaaaacaattaaaaataagctGTTTGTAATAATTATTGAGTTAGACATAAATAGTTGATGCATATACTACAGTGAACTAAAAACATGCTTCACCGTTTAAAACAAGGGGAACCAAGTAACATGAAGACCTGAGAATTAATCTCTTATGGTTATAACTGCTGTAACACTTTTTTGTTCAAAGCACTTTACATGAACTAATGAAAATGGTCTTGCAGTACCTGTAATAAGATATTAGAAAGACTCTCTAAAGCAGTGATAGCAGTGAATAACAtctaaaattacagaaaaactACTCTGCCAGATGCTTTATTCAAAAAAAAATGAGTCCTTGTGATGAGAGGGGGAGTTGTGGTTTGAACAGTAGAAGCAAAAAGCCATGTCTGTATTGCTAAGggttttcaatattttattcaaTACTCAAGGAATAAGAAGGAAATATGAAGAAGCAAATAACAAGCATTGACTGATTTGGATGCTTTATTTAGCACATACTGGCCCAGACCCTTAGGAGCTGCTTTATTATCTGATCTGCCACAGAGTACCAACCACCTACAACTTTGGGCAGTTACTGAGTGTTTGTGCTCTGCAGGTTGGTCCTCGGGCACCTCAACTTCTGCAACTGAAAAAAAGGGAGCACATTATCTGAGATCTCCTTGGCCGACCCAGAGCAGCGCTGGGTGAGGCTGCGGAGCAGTGCCTGGGAGAGCCGGGCCAGCTCACCTGGCAGGAGCCCGGTGCCTCCCTGCCCCGGCCAAGGCAGTATCTCTAAAATCCTCATGAACAACTGAAACGCTCTATCAGTATGACGAAAGCTGGTCACTCACCCCCTTGTATAACACAAAGGACACGGGATTGCAGCAAAGGGTCAAAGTGGCCGGAGAAATGTAAACCCTGCTTTATGGGGGTGTCCCGTATCTGCCTTAGGCAGCCAGTGACAGCACATAAACAGTAGCCGGCCCGCGGGTTCCTTTGTTCCGTGCCTCTGCAGCCTCCCGTGGGAAGGGGCAGGGGCGGGAGGCGCAGAGCGCGTCCGGCCACGGCTCgggccagcacagggatggggaaaaagGCTGCTGTGCTCCCAGAGTTTTTAACTTGGTAAGAGGCACTGCAGCGGCACTCGTGCTGCCTCCCGCTTTCCCGAGGCTTCCACAGGGTCACGTCTCAGCCCCGCGGGGTGTCACGTCCCCGCCGAGCCCCGCGACATCCCAGCCAGGAGCGGCGGCGGAGGAGCGGCCGGGGCAGAGCCGGGTCGGCTGCGAGGAGcgcgccctgccctgccctgccccaccccgccccgccccgccgcccctgCCTCACCTTCCGCAGCTCCTTCTCGATCTCCCCGGCTTTCAGAACGATGGGGCCGCGCACCGCGTATTCCACCGCCTTCACTTGCGGGTTCATTGACTCCAGCGTCAGGATCTTCTCCCTGCTCGCCTTCTCGTTGATTTTCACGGCGGAGGCCTTGGCAGCGCTGCTCCAGCGCACCGTCCCCTCCGGCCGGGGACCCCGCGGCTGGCGGCCGGCCGCCAGCGAAGCGGCGCAGCGCAGAGCCATGTCCGTCCTTCCGCCCCGGCTGCCCCCCGGCCCGCGGCCGCACAGCCTTGCCGCAGCTTGCCTGGCAACCAAGACAAACCGATGCATGGTCGTTCCCAAAGCCAGATTAAGGATACGAGTGCTGAGGATCGGTGTGTTTTGTAGTCGGAACCGGGCGCTAGTCAGATGCACGCGAGCAGGAGGTGCAGTCAGGAGAAATGCCGAAGAGCTGGCACAGTTACACGTACGCGCTCGATCCTCTCATGTCCAGATCCCGCAAACTTAATTGCAATGGATACAACAGATCTTGCAGTGTTGCGATGCCACCGCGGGAGCACTAAATCCCACCATTGCATCCGAACAGCGCTAGCAGCCCTCTGGCCCCGACAGAAGTGCCCGCGCTAGTGCTCTGGAAGAGTCCCGGGCAAACCCATCCTTCTCCCAGCCGGCGCtggccccggccccggggcgTGCTAAGGTGTGATTGCACCAGCCGCGCTGCGGGCGCGCTGCCTGGCGGGGGCTGTAGTCCCGGCTGCGCCTGCCCACGGCATCAGGTGATGGGCAGGGAACTACCGCACCCAGAGGCCTCCCCGGGCCGCTCCCGCATTGTCTGCAGGGCGGGGCGCGCTGCCGCTGCTGGAGATGCGGGGGGAACCGGGGTCAGGGCAAGTCCGGGGGATGCTCCTAAGGGAACGGCAAAGCCAAGTGTTCTCTGTGCTAGGGAGCGCTTCGCTGCCCTCGGAGCCCGCCgtgccgccgcccgcccgccgacAGGGCGCTCCCTTTGTCTGGGTGTGCTTTTCTGCCCTGGGCGTGAGAAGCGCAGGGTTGCCTACGCTGCCCCCGCTCTGTCCGTGGGGAAAAGGCCGCCTGCTCTGTTTGGGCAGCCTGGCTGGCGCTGGGAATGCGGGATGCGCGGTGGGGGCTGCGGTGGGGGTTGCGGTGGGTCACCTGTTGCGGGGCTGCTGGAGAGCGGCTCTAGAGTCGGGCGGGCAGCGAGGCTGAATGAGCGCCAGAGCCTCGTCCCTCACCCTGTCACTCTGCCAGGGGAGCATTTGCTCCTGATCCTTGCCTCCCGCAGGAACAAGCCGGTCCTCTTTCACAGTTTCCTCATTGTTTCCAGatgatgaaaatgtttttatctcTCGGGTTCAGTTCAGCTTTCATAGCGAATGACTGGAGGTTTGCCATGAAATACAACAGCGGCAGAATTCAGGGGAGAGAGAGGTAAAACTCTCTCCTCTTGCTGCCCGTGGGGAGAAGAAGGCCCTTTTTACCCGTCCTGGGTGCCCAGAAGAGCCTCCTTGTTTGTGCTCAGAGAGTGGAATAAGGGATCATTCACTCAGGAATATTCCTATGACCTAATGTTACCTCCCTGAGTAGGAGCATGGGCTGTAAATCAGCCTTATTTGTGAATTGTTTTTTTAGAACCttcttttttactttctctttcGCCACTTGTATGGCAAACCAGCTTCCTAATTTTAGGTGCCTAAATTAGATGGTTTGAGACTTgggttctgttctgttttggtgtttttctctgctgatgAAGCACAAGGAAGctgcttttgctgtgtttgattttatttcattacatACAATTATGTATTgatcctttttttctgtctttactATTTCTTCTTTCTACCAAACTTCTGCTTGCCATAGTGTTTTGTTTCACTAGTAATTTGCTCTAGTCCTTATTCTATTTAAAGTGTAATATTTTTCATCACTTGCTTTGtgccaatttaaaaataattgctgcTTGAGGATTTTAATCAATTCATAGTTAACAAAGTAACAGAGATGggacaattttttttgtgctgaggGAACATTCTTGAGGTGGTGTAGAAAActcatttgttttttgtttccagtCATTGTACTGATTTTACCAAGAGCCATTTCTTGTTTACTGTTCGGTTTGTGAAGGCCACGTGGAGTGTTTCTGGCCCTGCTTGTCCTCCCTCCAAAATTCTGCCCACAGAATGACCCAATAGAGTGCTCTGTTAGAAATTCAAGTTCCAAGAAGTCCATTTTTGTTTACTTGAAGCTGCAGCAACTGTTCCAGGACATtgcatctgatttttttcccccatattttAAGCCTTTTCAACTTCTAAAATGCCAGGTTGTGGAGCCTGTATGTTTTGACACTTTGCTTTTAAAGTTGTCATCAATCATGTATCTGGAAAGCCAAGTGTTCTCTGAATCTGGAAGTTTGATAATTAACAGTGTCATGGtgccttttctccaggtttgATAAAAAGTagctcagaagaaaatatttcaagctgTGGTAAAACATGTCAAGGTTGGATTTACCACAAAACCAGACTGGATTTTATAATAAGCTTTTATCATTACCTGAAatgttcaaattattttaaattctaaaatttACATTCAGTGAATACAAGTAGACTTCCCAGGTATCTTAATTCAAGTGTATTTCATGGTTCCTTAGAAATCAAGGTTGAAATGCTAGCCAGGCTATTAAAGATCAATATTTGGATTGTAATTTGGAAACACTTAATTTTGCTGGGGGAAGAACATAAGTTAACCTTTGCTCTTGGTCCTCACACTGCTGTTCCACCCCCAATCCACCCCCCAGAAAGAGCTGGCGTAGCAGAAAGTGTCCAGCCAGCAGTGCCCCGTGTCCCCGGTTGGTCACCCACAAGGAAAGGTTCAGATCCCCTGGCACCTCTGGTTCTGCACTGGTGACCTCGCTTGCAAGGCACCTGGTTAGTGTGTAACACAGGGCAGCCTTGGAATGAGGCTGGGCACCTGCAAATGCACTTGGCACAAGCCAAAATGGTTTTAGTAAAAAAACATTGGAATAAATATATGGAAAAGTGGGATTCAATAGTCTGGGTAATTTCTTAGAAATGCACACAGGAAGTAAATGGGATGAAACAAAGCCTTTCCACAGTAAATGCAGTATGAAGTGGTGCTAGAGGAAAGTATCTCTCTTTATCTGTGGTAAATGTATCTCCAAAGGTTATTTTAATACGGGTGCTTTCCTGAAAGTAAATAGTGTAGGATGAACTTGCAATGTTGAGGTAAAGTTGTTCCTAAATGCATGTGCAAATCATATGAACACAAGTTTCAGACAAAGCAGACACTGAAGGTGGACAGTGCTGCTTACCAAGGTTCTTTGATCTCCTTGCAGCATTCCACTTCTAGTCACAgaggcacaggctgcttttcTTGAAGTTATAAGAagctaaaataataaatttcatGTTGATGGTGCCGAGCTAGATacagaacagcagcaaatgCATAAATACATAGAAAGGTAGATGGGGGCTTGGAGAATAAGGGTGATTAACAGAGGTAACTGCTGCTCTCACATGTTTCCGTTCTGACAGACCTCCAGCgagctgctctgccatgaaTAGTTGCGTGGTTTAAACCCCATGATCACAATAATGACATGTGGTAACTGGGCATTCattctgctgctgccatttcATTGAAATGAAGACACTGGATAGAAAACTGCTCTCAATGGCTTAAAGTGCCAAAGTGTTTTAAACGATATTTAGGAATCTTTGAGCACACTAAGTAAGTGGAAACCACACTATGGAAACCAGATTTATTCAAACAAGAAGAGCAAGGTTTTCTGTAATCTGGGTTGTACAAGTAAGGaggatgtttttttcctgtggactACTGCTCATAGCAGCAGTTCAGAATATAAGGAGCACCTTCAGAGAAATTATTGTTTCTACTGTTCTTCGAACTGAACATAAAACTTTAAGATTTGGTGCAAGGTTCAATGCAATCAACCGCAAAAGTGCCAGTTAAGTGACTTAAACCTTAATATTTAACAACTCTCATTATCTCATggtaaaacaaaaacacacacaaaaacaaaacaaaacaaaacaaaaaaaacccccaaaacaaacaaacaaaaaaccccaaacaaacaaaaaaaccccaacacaaaaaaaccccaaaaaacaacccctcccaccaaaaaaacaaccaaacccccccccccaaaaaaaaaacaaaacaaaaaaagcccaacctcctacccaaaaaccaaactcaGATGCAATGTGTAATCTATCAAATTCTCTTCATAACAACTAATTGAAACAATGCTGAATGAAAATTTTTTAGGGAACAGAATGTGCTATTGctgttaaataatttaaattactgatattttaagaaattattctttttaaaatctgaggctgtggtctttttttcttaagcaaGTTTTAATGTGCCCAGCTGAGCCAGAGGCAGGAGCCATCGTAAGCCTGGGCTTCCTGAAACCAAGAGGCATCAACGCTTAACAACATTGTGAATTAAAAAATGCTCTGTAATTGGGAAACACTCGATATGTAGCTGTACTTGGAGAACAAAGCCAACATTTGTGCCACTTAAGTGTTGGTCTTGCTCAAAATCAGAGTAATGGGATCTCAAAGGACTTGTTAGGCACGACTTTGATTCCCTATGAAAGGACTCAGAGGGGACTCAGATTACAACTGCCCTGAAACCTACTGGTGAGAAGCACAATAACATTATATTAAGTACCACAAATCATTGTCTTTCTCAAAATTACCAAATCAGAATAATGAAATAGGATTGAAGCTTGTCTGCATAATCAGTGTATTTTTATGCAGTACTTTCTTCTTTCCAGTTGAATATTGTCACATTACAACTTAAATTCCTTCATGGTAACATTGCAAATATTATCATCTAGCCCTTCCTATTATTTGTAATTTTGCTGTCATGCATCCTAATCTTGTATTTTAGATATAACTTAAGAATTCTCTGGATAGTACTTTGGCTGTGGAAAGAATAATACCCCTGGTGACAATAGGTGACTAATTAGGAAGTTGTTGCTTAACCAGGATGTATTTTATAACATTTTGACATAAGGTTGCACAGCATTTTAGGAATTTAATTTCTCAATTTGCTGTGTTCCATCAAGACATTGGGGCTGACAGGGCTGACAGGGCCAAGGGTGCCAGCTCTCCCAGGGGACGCTGCAGGAGAGTAGGATGCTTCCAAACTGCCTGGAGTGCTGAGCAGAAATACAACTCAGGAGTACTCCTCTCTCCCACTCTAAGGTGGATTAGATGTGTGAATTGTTCCTACTCTGGagtttttgtttccttgtaAAATTATAGCTGCACACCAAAACACTGCCATGTGCAGGCGGTTGATGTATCAGGCAGTGGAAACATCTCAGGCCATTCAGCTCAGCTGGAGCCTGTGGTGacaacagcaaagaaaagaagcCATCAGGCACTTACAAAGTCATGTGTAGCTTTTCATAAGATAGAAAAATTACAtagttttgttattttctattttatatttgtataaaacacattttgaatAAGGCTTGGTCCTGCAAAGTGCCTCGACTGTTAAGAGAGAAAGTATCTGTACCCTTTAAATggtatttgttgtttttatcTCGGTGCTGGATTAAAGCTCTGAAATTATGTAAAAGAAGTAGTCTTGGACTTTCAGAACTCAAAACTAATGTGTTAAAAATTAgaataacatgaaaaatacatgtCTGGTAAACCAGTTTTCTAGCTAGGAACAATCTTGTTTGGATTCAGtaagtaaaacatttttgtttttatggagTAGTTGAACAGCTGTCCCTGACTACTTAATTTGCTCTATAAAGAAAAGCAGGGTGTTGTCTTCTAATATTCATTAATTTACTAGGCAGTGTTACTATACTCAGCGGAGCCCCCTGCTGTTATAAATCCTCCTCACATACCTTTCTATGTTTTGCTATGTCAGGACcttaaaaattaaggaaaaagattaaaaatccaaatgcaaGCTCAAGGAGCCGGGTGCATGGATTTTTTCTGGATTCAGGAATGAAATCTGGATATTGTGCCTACATAGAACACGTTTGCATTTTGGCAGAAGTCACGGTTTATATGGAAAATAAACCTGTCTTGTCTTTGTGTATCTCTGGAGAAACACCTGTGCCAATGGAGTAGgctggaaaaaatattcagtgagaACAGGGAAACAAATCCACTCTCTGAGTCATAACTTAAATgctgaggaggaaaggaaaagggcaaATGAGCCAGTCTAGTAACTGTGTACACAACCAGAAACCACAACACACACGTGGAGCCCAGTGCTCGCAAGGACGGAGCAGGACGTTCTCGTGCCCTGTGTGGGAGCCAGGCTCAAGGCAGAGACTcgtggaagaggaagaaaaaattcGGTAGGTTGTACTGCCACAGGAGAGGACATTGCAAATGATGCTTGACTCTTTATTCATCATACTACATTGATAGTAAGGATGGAGAGGGCTGGCATGACAATCTGGAGGATACTCGCTAGCACATAAATGCAATTTATGTGTCAGAAAATTCAGGCCCTGCTGAGAGAGCTGTTCCTGTTGCTCTGGCCCTGCTCCTGATAGCGGtctggcagcagcacacagtTGTCCGAGGACATTGTACTCGAGAACATCCCATTAGTGACAGTAACCCACGGAGAGGCACGGTCGGACAGGCGCCAGGCTCCCAAAGGCAGCGGTGCAGCAGGCCATGAACACCCCCGGTGCTGCAGGCCTGTCTTCTGGCCTGTGTTCTCTGTCCTGAGAGGGAGACTGGAGCAGTGGTGTTTGCTGCTTCCTGACAGCACGGACATTTCAGTTGGGCTCCCCCATTCCCGTTCCCCTCCCCATTCCCGTTCCCCTCCCCATTCCCGTTCCTCCAACTCCCCGGGCCGTTCCCAGCGCGGCCGCCAGGGGGCTCCGAGTGCCGCCCTCGCGCAGCCAATCCGGTGGCGTGGGCGGGGCCGGCCGCTCGCGCGCGGGGGTGGGCGTGTCTTGTTCTGTCGGGGACGCGCGgggctcctcctgctcctcccgcTCCTCTGACCGCCTCCTCCCGCTCCTCTGACCGCCTCTTTCCTCCTCTGACCGCCTCCTCCCGCTCCTCTGGCCGCCTCTTTCCTCCTCTGACCGCCTCCTCCCGCTCCTCTGGCCGCCTCTTTCCTCCTCTGACCTCCTCCTCCCGCTCCTCTGACCGCCTCCTCCCGCTCCTCTGACCGCCTCTTTCCTCCTCTGACCGCCTCCTCCCGCTCCTCTGACCGCCTCTTTCCTCCTCTGACCGCCTCCTCCCGCTCCTCTGACCGCCTCTTTCCTCCTCTGACCGCCTCCTCCCGCTCCTCTGGCCGCCTCTTTCCTCCTCTGACCTCCTCCTCCCGCTCCTCTGACCGcctccccctgctcctctgGCCGCCTCCTCCCGCTCCTCTCTCTGGCTCCTCACTCCACCTCCTTTCTCCCGCTCCTCCCGC of the Cinclus cinclus chromosome 11, bCinCin1.1, whole genome shotgun sequence genome contains:
- the LOC134048138 gene encoding uncharacterized protein LOC134048138 produces the protein MLAAAVAGLTRPRPERPPREEPAGGAGERRWSEEPERGAGGGGQRSRGRRSEEREEEVRGGKRRPEEREEAVRGGKRRSEEREEAVRGGKRRSEEREEAVRGGKRRSEEREEAVRGAGGGGQRTQARRQACSTGGVHGLLHRCLWEPGACPTVPLRGLLSLMGCSRVQCPRTTVCCCQTAIRSRARATGTALSAGPEFSDT